Genomic window (Ostrea edulis chromosome 9, xbOstEdul1.1, whole genome shotgun sequence):
GAGGTCATAGGCTCCTCGTTTGAATGTAAATGTCCTCCCTACACTCTTGGAAGTAGATGTCAATACATCGGATGCGTCATTACCGGATGTGCAAATGGCGGTACATGTAGTCAAGTCTCTACTCCAGCTGGGATATGCCTCTGTCCTCCAGGGTGGGGTGGATACAGCTGTGAAGGTTTGCGGTCATGATTTAATCCATTATCGTTTCTATAACATTTAGCAAGCTTAAAATGAAGTGAGGTTTTCTTCTGGTTCTTCTTTGATAATGTCTTGAGAAAATGGCTTAGAATAtccgcttttttttttttactgatagctgataatatttgtttaattttccGTTCACTTCAATCGTCCATCATgcttttatatgtattttacaaatattgttgAACGGAAGGTGTTCTTGTTAGTCTTATAAGtcaaataataaataatttcaaaatgtaaattCTATAAATTGCTGAATTTTGTTTCTGAAGAAACACTTTTCTAAGGAATGCTTTCTTGCTAAACTTATAAGTCAGGTATTAAgtaatttcaaaatgtaaattatattaAGTGTTGAACCTATCATAGATTAAGATGACATGCCAGTTTGTTTAAGTAACGTACTCTATGACATATTCTTCTTTGAATGTGTAAGATTTTGTGCTAACACTGCCACCCTTGGGTGTTGGTTCATGTATTTACGATGTCATATCAGTAAACCGGAAGAGAGAATTGGAAATAGCTGTGAAACTTAGCTTTTATAGATATTGTATCTTGACTTGAATTGTGGCAGTGAACAAAACCCGAGGTATTTCTAATGTGTGGTATGCTATTTCAGATCTTCTTTAGGATTCCAACTGAATTGCCTGCCACCGTTTGATGACAACACTAGCAACTCAGAA
Coding sequences:
- the LOC125659784 gene encoding delta-like protein 3; this encodes MLQAMVGVSFAVLALISTNLADIGALAQSFNACDPNPCYNGGECEVIGSSFECKCPPYTLGSRCQYIGCVITGCANGGTCSQVSTPAGICLCPPGWGGYSCEDLL